The following proteins are encoded in a genomic region of Burkholderia cepacia:
- the amaB gene encoding L-piperidine-6-carboxylate dehydrogenase has product MQFNDILAALDIDLAQWKGNALTARSPLDGATLATLAVDTPADAERKIDAAHDAFLKWRTVPAPVRGELVRVFGNVLREHKAELGRLVTLEAGKITSEGLGEVQEMIDICDFAVGLSRQLYGLTIASERPGHRMMETWHPIGVCGVISAFNFPVAVWAWNAALAFVCGDSVVWKPSEKTPLTAIACHVLLQKAIREFDKTHPGVAPEELSQLVLGMRDVGEVLTASKKVPVVSATGSVRMGQEVAKVLSQRLARGILELGGNNGMIVAPSADLDLVVRAVTFAAVGTAGQRCTTLRRLIVHRSLVEQLLPRIEKAYVSVKVGNPLEDGTLVGPLVDRASFDAMQKALGDAREQGGEVKGGERVDIGHADAYYVRPAIVRMPKQSAVVERETFAPILYVMVYDNFDDAIELHNAVPQGLSSAIFTNDMREAEQFMSAAGSDCGIVNVNIGTSGAEIGGAFGGEKETGGGRESGSDAWKAYMRRATNTINYSRQLPLAQGVKFDV; this is encoded by the coding sequence ATGCAATTCAACGACATTCTTGCCGCGCTCGATATCGATCTCGCCCAGTGGAAAGGCAATGCGCTGACCGCGCGTTCGCCGCTCGACGGCGCGACGCTCGCGACGCTGGCTGTCGACACGCCGGCCGACGCGGAACGCAAGATCGACGCCGCGCACGACGCATTCCTCAAGTGGCGCACGGTGCCGGCGCCGGTGCGCGGCGAACTCGTGCGCGTGTTCGGCAACGTCCTGCGCGAGCACAAGGCCGAGCTTGGCCGCCTCGTCACGCTCGAGGCCGGCAAGATCACGTCGGAAGGCCTCGGCGAAGTGCAGGAAATGATCGACATCTGCGATTTCGCGGTTGGTCTGTCGCGCCAGCTTTACGGCCTGACGATCGCATCCGAGCGCCCGGGCCACCGGATGATGGAAACGTGGCACCCGATCGGCGTGTGCGGCGTGATTTCGGCGTTCAACTTCCCGGTTGCGGTGTGGGCGTGGAACGCGGCGCTGGCGTTCGTGTGCGGCGATTCGGTCGTGTGGAAGCCGTCCGAGAAGACGCCGCTCACGGCGATCGCGTGCCACGTGCTGCTCCAGAAGGCGATCCGCGAGTTCGACAAGACGCATCCGGGCGTCGCGCCGGAGGAGCTGAGCCAGCTGGTGCTCGGTATGCGCGATGTCGGCGAGGTGCTGACGGCGTCGAAGAAGGTGCCGGTCGTCAGCGCGACGGGCAGCGTGCGGATGGGCCAGGAAGTCGCGAAGGTGCTGAGCCAGCGTCTCGCGCGTGGCATCCTCGAACTCGGCGGCAACAACGGGATGATCGTCGCGCCGAGCGCGGATCTCGACCTCGTGGTGCGCGCGGTCACGTTCGCGGCGGTCGGCACGGCCGGCCAGCGCTGCACGACGCTGCGCCGCCTGATCGTGCATCGCAGCCTGGTCGAGCAACTGCTGCCGCGTATCGAGAAGGCTTACGTGTCGGTGAAGGTCGGCAACCCGCTTGAAGACGGCACGCTGGTCGGCCCGCTGGTCGATCGCGCGTCGTTCGACGCGATGCAGAAGGCGCTGGGCGATGCACGCGAGCAGGGCGGCGAGGTGAAGGGCGGCGAGCGCGTCGACATCGGTCATGCGGATGCGTACTACGTGCGTCCGGCCATCGTGCGGATGCCGAAGCAATCGGCCGTGGTCGAGCGCGAGACGTTCGCGCCGATCCTGTACGTGATGGTCTACGACAACTTCGACGACGCGATCGAACTGCACAACGCGGTGCCGCAAGGCCTGTCGTCGGCGATCTTCACGAACGACATGCGCGAGGCCGAGCAGTTCATGTCGGCAGCGGGCAGCGATTGCGGGATCGTCAACGTGAACATCGGCACGAGCGGCGCGGAGATCGGCGGCGCGTTCGGCGGCGAGAAGGAAACGGGCGGCGGCCGCGAGTCGGGTTCGGATGCGTGGAAGGCGTATATGCGCCGCGCGACGAATACGATCAACTACAGCCGGCAGCTGCCGCTGGCGCAGGGCGTGAAGTTCGACGTGTGA